The Salvelinus sp. IW2-2015 unplaced genomic scaffold, ASM291031v2 Un_scaffold6148, whole genome shotgun sequence genomic sequence tggtggggggaAGTTTGGTAATCCCGGCGATAGACTGCGCAAGAAGCACTGGAACCTTGACGAGCTCTCTAAATTTGACAAGAACTTTTACCAAGAGCACCCCGATGTTACTCGGAGATCTCCGGTATGTATTCTAGTGGTCAAAATCCAGATGCAGCTGATTTACTGTAAATGTTACGTAATGGCCATTGGCATGCGTTCTTGCACATGTTCCTTTTTTCCCCAATGGCCGTTTGGTGTAGTTGTCTTCTGCATTGCCATGCCAATTGATCTGAGTCTCCATGTTTTCATTGCAGCAAGAGGTTGCACAGTACAGAAGTACTAAAGCGGTTACTGTGAAGGGGAGGGACTGCCCTAATCCAATTATGAAGTTCCATGAAGCCAGTTTTCCAAGTAGGCACATCCATTAATATCTGACACATTCAgttgaaatatttatttctgaTCCAGACTCATCTTCAATCTGGGCTAGTTTTCATGTATTCATGTACTCTTTCTGCTTCCCCTTGCAGCCTATGTGATGGATGTCATTAACAAAGCAGGCTGGTCAGAACCAACACCGATCCAAGCACAGGGTTGGCCACTGGCATTGAGTGGCAAGGACATGGTTGGTATTGCACAGACAGGCTCTGGGAAAACTCTCTCGGTAAGTGTTGTGAGAATATTAGCCTGGACTATTCCAACAACTCATAAATTACGAGGACCGATAGTCCTTTATACTGTAATGCAATGTCATAATTTTTTCCCTGCAGTACTTGTTGCCAGCAATCGTGCACATTAATCACCAGCCTTTCCTGGAACGTGGAGATGGCCCTATTGTAAGTACCCATGGATATTCAGACTTGTATCTAATGTCTCATCCACCCAACATGGATTTATGGTCCAATCTTTCTTTCAGTGCTTAGTGCTTGCCCCGACCCGTGAGCTGGCTCAGCAGGTCCAGCAGGTGGCAGCAGAGTATGGCAGAGCTTCTCGCCTGAAGTCTGTCTGTGTTTATGGGGGTGCGCCCAAAGGGCCACAGCTCCGTGACCTGGATAGAGGTAAGTTCCACAACTGCTCTACGCATTTGGCTGATTTGAATCAATGGAATTTGGTGCTCAAGGTTGTTTATTATAGGTGTGGAGATTTGCATTGCCACACCTGGCAGGCTTATTGACTTCCTGGAGGCAGGAAAGACCAACATGCGCAGATGCACTTACCTGGTCCTGGATGAGGCTGACCGAATGCTCGACATGGGTTTCGAACCACAAATCCGAAAAATTGTGGACCAAATCAGAGTGAGTTCTGTTGATGTGTTAGTCTACTGATCTCACTTGGTACAGTCATCAAGGGAAATTCTGACATGTTCCTTCTCTCCAGCCTGACCGACAGACACTGATGTGGAGTGCCACCTGGCCCAAAGAGGTGCGCCAGCTGGCAGAGGACTTCCTGAAGGACTACGTCCAGATCAATGTGGGTGCTCTGCAGCTGAGTGCCAACCACAACATCTTGCAGATTGTGGATGTTTGCAATGATGGCGAGAAAGAAGACAAGTGAGTCCTGTCATATCTGTATATGTAATGGGTGGAAAATATGACTTACATGCTTGTCAAGTCACTAATTGAATTCTTCCCTTTCAGACTCCTCCGCCTACTAGAGGAGATCATGAGTGAGAAGGAGAACAAAACCATCATCTTTACAGAGACCAAGAGGAGATGTGACGAGATCACTAGGAGGATGAGGCGGGATGGGTAAGTGGCATCCATACTTCGTTCTTTAAACTCAAGGTACACGTGTGTTTCTGGACTCAATTGACTCTTGTTCCTTTTAGTTGGCCAGCAATGGGCATCCATGGAGACAAGAGCCAGCAGGAGAGGGACTGGGTGCTCAATGGTGAGTTTATCACAAGAACAATTTATTATGAAACAGCCTCTTATGGCCAGCTATCAATTTCTTTTCCTTTTTCAGAGTTCAAGTTCGGAAAGGCGCCAATTCTCATTGCCACAGACGTCGCCTCCAGGGGTCTAGGTTAGTTTCATTCTGTCCTTGGTCCCCTGTACCAACTTTTTTTCTGAAAGAAAGTGTTTCTTTCTGTAACTCTTCTGCCTTCTGAGTTTCTCCCCTATCTGAAGGAGCGGTCTTTTGAGGCAGGGCCTTGGCATGACACGCCCAGGTCtccagagggggaaggaggactCTTGGAGGTGTCCTGACTGGGACATCACCCAGTCACATACAGAGGTGGCGGGGCCTGAGTGCTGAATATCACGCTGGGCTGCCCAAAAGGGGGGCCTAAATGAGGGTTAGCTGCCGCACCCCTGTAAATGCAGCTGTTCTCTGGCATCGGTTTGGACTGCTTCACACCCAAGCTCATGACTCCACCAGGCTCTGCTGTTTCCATGTCTTGCATGTCGGTTTGGGCATTGTATTGCAAGTCATCGAATTCTGGAAGGTGTCGCTTTTCTCAAAGCATGTGTGACAAATGTGGCAGTTTCCTAAACTTCTGTTTTGAGAGCAGTTGTAAGTCCAATTACACGTTCACCTCTGTAATGATATGGCTACTGGCGCTTAGTGTCAGTGGGTCATGTCAGTTGGCTGGGGACAAAATCCAACCTCGCACTCCTCCCTCACCTGCGTTTCAAGTCATGTCGAGACCTGCCAACGAGAGACATTTGATCACGTGAACACTGGTTCTGGGAATATCTCGCCTTGATGAGACTGGGGGTACTTTTGTTATGGGTCACCGGAGTAAGTGGCTCCATTTTTAGCTTTCCCCAATTGTTTATGGTCTTGGCAAGACGTTGCAGTGTGGCCTTTATAGCGAGCTTCTTATGAGTGTGTGGGAAGAAAGGGCCTTCGTTATCACCATAAGGTCCTAGTTTTGGCACATGAGGAGGCAACAGTGCGCATAGTGGCCTTACTGTGTAGAAGCACCCCGCAGTCACTTGGCATTGTGTGGGGAGTTTTCTGCAATGGGAATGGACTAGTGAATGCATACTCCTTTATGGTAAGACTTCTGATCCTTGTTTAGGGGTGGGGGCTGTTGGGAATTGAGGGGTTCTGGATTGGAAGCATTTGGAGTGTGCATCGTTTCTCTCTTCCCACCGTAGTATCCTCACGGATTTAGTCTTTCTGGAGTTATCTAATGCTATTCTTTCCAGCCTAGTGGAAGAACCAGCTACATCCAGTGACTGGTTGTACTAACTTTGGTCTTTTGCTCTGGCTGTTGTGGTGTGCATCTTTGTgcgctctttttttttttttgccacacTGCAACACATCCTACAGATGTTGAAGACGTGAAATTTGTCATCAACTTTGACTACCCCAACAACTCTGAGGACTATATCCACCGCATCGGCAGAACTGCCCGGAGCCAAAAGACTGGCACAGCCTACACCTTCTTCACCCCCAACAACATGAGGCAGGCCAGCGACCTCGTTGCYGTGCTCCGTGAGGCCAACCAGGCCATCAACCCTAAACTCCTCCAGATGGCGGACAGAGGAGGTAAATCTAATTGGTGAGATACAGGAACTGTGGTTCAGCTGCAgccatttttttccccctttttttgttgACGTGGATTGGTTTGGCACAGTCAAAGCTATGGGATCTTGATTYATTTTTGTGTTAGCCATTTATTTACCCCCTACAGTGTTTTCCCATGTACCCATTTCATATCACTCAAACTAGCATGAAAGTCCATTCTAATTTGTTCTTGTTTTTCCTTTCAGGTCATTCAAGGGGAGGCAGAGGTGGTAGTGGATTTAGGGATGACCGCCGGGACAGGTACTCCTCCGGGGGCAGGCGTGACTTCAGTAGCTTTAGGGACAGGGAAAATGATAGAGGTTTTGACAGTGGACCAAAGAAGGTCTTTGGCACAAATTCACAGAGCGGAGGCTATGGGGCAAGTGGCTTTGACAAAAGCGGCAATGGTTTTGGTGGCGGCTACGGCACCAACGGCCAGTCAAACTATGGTGCCAGCCAGGCCGGGGCGTTCCCAACGCAGAACTTCCAGGCCCCACAGTTTAGTGCCAACCAGGGCGGTGCACAGAGTGGCATGAGCCATCAACAGTTCCCCTTCACACAGCAACAAGCACCACAGCCCATGGTGCCTTACCCAATGCCCCCTCAATTCCCACAGTAAACATGCACATTAAAGTAAAGATGGTAACTTATTGCTTTTTTGTCTTGTTTAGTCCTATACTCTATCCAAAATTGTACTGTTTAATTTTTTACACAACAGGGTTCAACCAATTTTTGAACCTCAAGTCCCTGTGGGGGGGGTCCTGCAGCGCAGCAATAGTGATGGCGCACAGTTTTGCTTTCTTTTACTTATTTAATTTGTTACATTCCTCAGTGATGTTTAGTCTTATTTTGTACTAGTTAATtgcaaatgtattgttttgtccCACCTGTACCATTTAAAGTGATATGTTAAGATCTTAACTGGGAGGCACTGCATGGCCTTTCGATTAAAAACCAAAAATACATATCTTGTTGTCTTGTATTCTTTTACACCATTACATGAATTTCAGTAAATGTGAGTCTGTTCAACTTTGCCTCAACAGGTAAATGGATGAATTCTCAGGAGCAGTATGGAATAAATATTTAGTCTAGGATATAGGCACATGGTCAATAGCTTAAATTAGTGAATGCTTACGGTTGCATAATACGCTTGACTATGTAGCGCTCATGTTAATACTGTGGGTTGGGGCTTGCAGTTATGCAAAATCAATCTACTGGTATACTTTGATTTATAGGCTTCCTCGAGTTAATAATTTTTTTGTAGACTACAAGGAGTTCTGGGGAATCTCATTGGCCTCATGTTGCAGCGCAATAGAACACCCCTTGTATAATTGTGACTAACATTGTCAGCCTATTGATGTGCCTTATGTAAAACATGTTTCTCTGCCTGCTTTTACTGAGCAGCACATGAaaccctctcccatccctcttaGCAAGCTGGTGAGGGTTGGGTaactggttggccctgtctgtctTCCCACAGGTGTTGGCAGGGAATTGTTTGGGTGGAGTGACACATGATAAATCTAATGCTCAACACAGCTCAAACTGTATTTAACATGTTTTGACACCTTGTACTGTATCCATTGTAGATGGCAAAAAATGCAAGCAGATAGTGACTATTGTGAtgtctgaccctgctggagaAGAGCACGGAACTCATTAATTCAGTTTCTTCTAGATGGCTTGAGGGTGAGCGGTACATATTTTCACAGCCATGATCTGAATGGCCCTAaagtacattacatgaccaaaagtatgtggacacctgctctttgaacatctcattccaaaatcctggcaattaatatggagttgcttcccctttgctgctataacagcctccactcttctaggaaggctttccactagatgttggactattgctgtggggatttgcttccataCCTCCACTAGAGTATTAGTggagttgggcactgatgttgggtgattaggcctggctcgcagtcggtgttccaattcatcccaaaagtgttcaatggggttgaagtcagggctctgtgcaggccagtcgggctcctgagtggcgcagcggcctaaggcactacagacaccctggttcaagtccagtctgtcacaaccggctgtgattgagagtcccaaagggcggtgcacaattgtcccagcgtcgtccgggtttggccagtgtttgccgtcattgtaaataaggatttgttctcaactgacttgcctagtcaaatgaaggttaaataaatgtaaaaaaatatatcctatgatggtgccaccttgaacgtcactgagctcttcagtaaggctactgccaatgtatgtctatggagattgcatgcatgtctgctcgattttatacacctgtcagcaacaagtgtggctgaaatagccgaatccactaatttgaaggggtgtccacatacttttgtgtatatagtgtatgtttggcatgttaactgtaaatactgcCTGCTTTTTCCTTTGTTAGTAGCCTACGAAAGCTGgttatatttatttatctttcctTGTTTGCTGCAGCCTCGCCTCTCATGATCCAGCAGTGAGAAATAATCCAACAGTGGCAGGTTTTGAGGTCCTGTCCCAAGAAACAGGCCACAGTGAACCACAGACACAAGTATTATGTTCTTCTGCATCCATTCATGTCTCAATTTGAAAATGTGCAATTAAGAAGTGTTTCAAAAATAGTGATTCTTTAGAACTCTATGTCAGGGTTGAAATGACACGTTAGCGGAGATGGCGCCTACGGACATGTTCGCCGTGTTTCTAGCTCCTAACCAACTTTGCagtatatttttgtgtgtgttatttcttacattatttgctcagaacGTTTCTTGCATTATTACCTACAGCCGAAAACAACTTTTGGATATTAGATCGGCGGTCTCTCACCAGCATTTGGACCAGAAATTCAACGTTCCGaattctgacattgctcgttctaatatttttatttttattttggggatttgagtgtattgttttgtattgtcaggTATTActccactgttggagctaggaacatgagcatttctctacacccgagataacatctgctaaatatgtgtacgcgaccaataacgtttgatttgatttgatattcactAGACAGTTCCCTAAAAATAGGGGCCTGGGCCAACATAAGTATTAAACACCTATTCTTGGGGACCCTTTTGATGTTTTCAATGATTAAGGGGATGCCCTTGTTTGCTTTGTTCCCATAACCCTTGTAGTTCAAGCCCTGCTCTTCAGTGTTACATACCTTGACTGAAATGTGCTCTCTCTGTAAATGATTTGTGTGTTCTTGGCTGAGCCTCTCCCAGATAAATGGCAGCCAGGCTTGCACAATGTGGAATTTAACCAGGTATGTGTTCTGCCCTGTGGTGTAGTGGATTGGGGAGGGGTGTGGTGGGGTTACATGTTAAGTCAGTAAATGAGATTGGACATTTACAATGCAATAATATGCAGCACCGGTAGCCCACACCTTATGACCACATTAGGAAAACCTGAACTTTGAaagatgctgctgctgctttacTCAGAGTGAGTATTTTTTAACTTGGATTATGAAGTGAGATAGGCCTACATCTTTTTTAAAtgaacggactaatctgggtttggcggatgccaggagaacgctacctgccccaatgcatagtgccaactgtgaagtttgatggaggagCAATTATGGACTGggactgttttcatggttcgggctaggccccttagttccagtgaagggaaatcttaatgctacagcatacaatgactttctagtcgattctgtgcttccaactttgtggcaacagtttggggaatgccccttcctgtttcagcatgacatttccccatgcacaaagcaaggtccttACAGAAActtacttgactggcctgcacaaaagtcctgacctcaaccccatcaaacacctttgggatgaattggaacgctgcctgtgagccaggcctaatcgcgcaacatcagtgcccgacctcactaatgctcttgtggctgaatggaagcaagtccccgcagcaatgttccaatatctagtggcaagccttcccagaagagtggaggctgttatagcagcaaaggagggaccaactccatattaatgcccatgattttggaatgagatgttcgacgaacaggtgtccacatacttttggtaatttaGTGTATGGCatacaagtaactgccaaaatatagAAAACCAGAATAGTGTCTAAATAGGGCGTTTGGTCACCACGAGCTGCCAggttcaatgcgccttggcatagttctacaagtgtctggaactctattggaggaatgcgacatcattcttaaatgagaACTCCATTATTTAGTgtttttgtcacaccctggccttagttatctttgttttctttattattttagttaggtcagggtgtgacatggggaatgtttgtgttttgtctcgtttcgggtggttatatggaaaaggggggtgttgggtttagtgtatgggtttgtgttgtgtgaatgtttctagttatgtctatggttgtgtgaatgtttctaggtatgtctatggttgagtgaatgtttctaggtatgtctatggttgcctgagtggttctcaatcagagacagatgtcgttcatttgtctctgattgggagccatattttaggcagccataggcatcaggtttttgttgggtcattgtctaggtctgtgtctgtgtctaggttgcatgtttgcattttgttcggttatagcttcacggtcgtctatttgttgttttgcttcgttcgttcatctcctaaataaagagaagatgtattttttacacgctgcRccttggtcctctctctctcccttggacaatcgtgacagttttgttgatggtggtggaaatcGCTGTACCAGGTGCCGCTCAGGAATCTCCCATAGGTGTTCAATTGggctgagatctggtgactgagacacacacacaccctttaaaccccctatgtatctttgagacccctcttttaaagtcactgagatctcttcttctagccatggtaaccaaaataataaatgggcctttttatacatgaccctaagcatgatgggatgttaattgcttaattaactcaggaaccacatctgtgtggaagcacctgctttcaatatactttgtatccctcatttactaaaATATTTCCTTTAtttgggcagttacctgtagttccCTCTTCATTCATCACTCTTCACTTTTTGTATCTTTAGTATCTTGCATGTTTCTCTACTGGCATGTTGCCGTTGGTCAGGAGAGTACTGTACCCGTTATGGATGTGAGCCAGACATACCTAAGTCAAGCCTGATGCTCAACAGCATGCTAAACCACAGCTTTCAGTCAGCCGTAGACATCACATTATGAGTTAGTAGCGTTAATATAACTCAGACATAAACTCCCACCTCCCACTTTTCTATTAATTGCACATGCTTGTGTAattatataccaggcggtgtcagaggaaggccctaaaaatggtcaaagactccagccaccaaagtcatagactgttctctctgctaccacatggcaagaggtaccgatgcaccaagtctggagccaatgggaccctgaacagcttctacccccaagccacaagactgctaaatagttagttaaatagttaacccggacta encodes the following:
- the LOC112078734 gene encoding probable ATP-dependent RNA helicase DDX5 isoform X1, whose amino-acid sequence is MPGFSDRDRGRDRGYGSGPPRFGGGGRGGGGGGGGGKFGNPGDRLRKKHWNLDELSKFDKNFYQEHPDVTRRSPQEVAQYRSTKAVTVKGRDCPNPIMKFHEASFPTYVMDVINKAGWSEPTPIQAQGWPLALSGKDMVGIAQTGSGKTLSYLLPAIVHINHQPFLERGDGPICLVLAPTRELAQQVQQVAAEYGRASRLKSVCVYGGAPKGPQLRDLDRGVEICIATPGRLIDFLEAGKTNMRRCTYLVLDEADRMLDMGFEPQIRKIVDQIRPDRQTLMWSATWPKEVRQLAEDFLKDYVQINVGALQLSANHNILQIVDVCNDGEKEDKLLRLLEEIMSEKENKTIIFTETKRRCDEITRRMRRDGWPAMGIHGDKSQQERDWVLNEFKFGKAPILIATDVASRGLDVEDVKFVINFDYPNNSEDYIHRIGRTARSQKTGTAYTFFTPNNMRQASDLVAVLREANQAINPKLLQMADRGGHSRGGRGGSGFRDDRRDRYSSGGRRDFSSFRDRENDRGFDSGPKKVFGTNSQSGGYGASGFDKSGNGFGGGYGTNGQSNYGASQAGAFPTQNFQAPQFSANQGGAQSGMSHQQFPFTQQQAPQPMVPYPMPPQFPQ
- the LOC112078734 gene encoding probable ATP-dependent RNA helicase DDX5 isoform X2 — its product is MPGFSDRDRGRDRGYGSGPPRFGGGGRGGGGGGGGGKFGNPGDRLRKKHWNLDELSKFDKNFYQEHPDVTRRSPQEVAQYRSTKAVTVKGRDCPNPIMKFHEASFPTYVMDVINKAGWSEPTPIQAQGWPLALSGKDMVGIAQTGSGKTLSYLLPAIVHINHQPFLERGDGPICLVLAPTRELAQQVQQVAAEYGRASRLKSVCVYGGAPKGPQLRDLDRGVEICIATPGRLIDFLEAGKTNMRRCTYLVLDEADRMLDMGFEPQIRKIVDQIRPDRQTLMWSATWPKEVRQLAEDFLKDYVQINVGALQLSANHNILQIVDVCNDGEKEDKLLRLLEEIMSEKENKTIIFTETKRRCDEITRRMRRDGWPAMGIHGDKSQQERDWVLNEFKFGKAPILIATDVASRGLDVEDVKFVINFDYPNNSEDYIHRIGRTARSQKTGTAYTFFTPNNMRQASDLVAVLREANQAINPKLLQMADRGGKSNWSFKGRQRW